A genomic segment from Tuwongella immobilis encodes:
- a CDS encoding type II toxin-antitoxin system VapC family toxin, with the protein MDSSALFCLISDPAISFSGSEYQERVKNYCEGNHSIIIPPLVVAEILAIVKASRKSAVLSWLSEHVIPSFDFATAVKLDELYQKVPGDKSKEKSTAFGEGSRTCFKYDLLILAVAVLAKSHVMLTNDKRLKNMCNELTDVRAILLSDLPEGSCDSSAAPPPTSSPRLFDDVE; encoded by the coding sequence ATGGATTCTTCCGCGCTGTTTTGTCTGATTTCTGACCCAGCTATTTCTTTTTCCGGATCTGAATATCAGGAACGGGTGAAAAACTATTGCGAAGGAAATCATTCGATCATCATCCCGCCTCTTGTTGTAGCTGAAATTCTCGCAATCGTAAAAGCGTCTCGGAAGTCAGCGGTTCTGAGCTGGCTAAGCGAACATGTGATACCGTCTTTTGACTTTGCCACTGCAGTCAAACTGGATGAGCTCTACCAAAAAGTGCCGGGTGACAAGTCGAAAGAAAAATCGACAGCTTTCGGCGAAGGGTCAAGAACATGTTTTAAGTATGACCTTTTGATATTAGCGGTTGCGGTGCTGGCAAAATCACACGTGATGCTGACCAATGATAAACGCCTAAAAAATATGTGTAACGAGTTGACTGACGTCAGGGCGATTCTTCTCTCCGATTTACCGGAAGGCTCTTGCGATTCAAGCGCAGCCCCACCGCCAACGTCCAGCCCGAGATTATTTGATGATGTCGAGTAG